A genomic region of Sander lucioperca isolate FBNREF2018 chromosome 6, SLUC_FBN_1.2, whole genome shotgun sequence contains the following coding sequences:
- the LOC116051328 gene encoding metalloproteinase inhibitor 4, translating into MAMSQERSVCLGFWVLLLLGAGMEEVVEGCSCHPAHPQQLFCSAEIVIRAKISGEKIVSPSNSSSPYMKMIQYEIKMIKMFKGFDKAKDIQYVYTPVFSSLCGVKLDSNNKAGYLLSGSMWSDGRISIGQCDLVESWDNLSLSQKKNLNYKYQMGCECRINTCYTVPCASTGENECLWTDWLLDNSLNGEQARQYACIRRSDTTCSWYRGGPPPEKDFLDMADP; encoded by the exons ATGGCTATGTCCCAGGAGCGGAGTGTGTGTCTGGGGTTTTGGGTGCTCCTTTTGCTCGGTGCAGGCATGGAGGAAGTTGTGGAGGGATGTAGCTGCCATCCAGCACACCCACAGCAGCTATTCTGCAGCGCTGAGATTG TGATAAGGGCAAAGATCTCTGGAGAGAAAATTGTGTCGCCTAGCAACAGCTCCTCACCTTACATGAAGATGATCCAATATGAAATCAAAATGATCAAG ATGTTTAAAGGTTTTGACAAGGCCAAGGACATCCAGTATGTGTACACTCCAGTCTTCTCCTCACTGTGTGGAGTCAAACTAGACTCCAACAATAAAGCAGGGTATTTGCTCTCAG GAAGTATGTGGAGTGATGGGAGAATTTCTATTGGCCAATGCGACCTAGTTGAGTCCTGGGACAACTTATCACTGTCACAGAAGAAGAATCTCAACTACAAATACCAGATGGGCTGTGAATGCAGA ATCAACACCTGTTACACAGTCCCGTGTGCGTCTACAGGAGAAAACGAGTGCTTGTGGACTGACTGGCTGCTGGATAACAGCCTAAATGGGGAGCAGGCTCGGCAGTATGCCTGTATCCGCCGCTCTGACACAACCTGTAGCTGGTACCGGGGTGGACCCCCACCTGAGAAAGACTTCCTGGACATGGCTGACCCTTGA